A single Candidatus Beckwithbacteria bacterium DNA region contains:
- the trmD gene encoding tRNA (guanosine(37)-N1)-methyltransferase TrmD: MKIDVLTIFPNMFGSPFAESIIKRAQDQKLLELSIHNLRDWSTDKYKSVDDRPFGGGAGMIMRVDIVDKAVTAFKSQNAKLKTKVVLLDTKGQFYTQKNAQQLANHEHLIIIAPHFEGIDHRVHEHIADEVFSIGPYVLTGGELPAMVVIDSVTRLIPGVINPDSLLEESYANFEFDNVKFDHCQEYPQYTRPAQYKDWKVPEALLSGNHAQIDTWRKEQVNK, translated from the coding sequence ATGAAAATTGATGTTCTCACTATTTTTCCGAATATGTTTGGCAGCCCTTTTGCTGAGTCGATTATTAAACGGGCTCAAGATCAAAAATTGCTTGAATTAAGTATTCATAACCTAAGGGATTGGTCAACTGATAAGTATAAAAGCGTTGATGATCGGCCTTTTGGCGGTGGAGCCGGTATGATTATGCGAGTCGATATTGTAGACAAAGCTGTCACTGCCTTTAAATCTCAAAATGCTAAGCTAAAAACTAAAGTAGTCCTTCTCGATACTAAAGGCCAGTTTTATACTCAAAAAAATGCTCAGCAATTGGCCAATCATGAACATCTCATCATTATTGCTCCGCATTTTGAAGGTATCGATCATCGGGTACATGAACATATTGCTGATGAAGTTTTTTCAATTGGCCCCTATGTACTAACTGGTGGAGAATTACCAGCCATGGTGGTGATTGACTCAGTGACACGACTTATTCCTGGAGTCATCAATCCCGATTCTCTACTTGAGGAGTCTTATGCAAATTTTGAATTTGACAATGTCAAATTTGATCATTGCCAAGAATATCCCCAATACACTAGGCCAGCACAATATAAAGACTGGAAAGTACCTGAAGCACTGCTTTCCGGCAACCATGCCCAAATTGATACCTGGAGAAAAGAACAAGTTAATAAGTAA
- a CDS encoding sugar nucleotide-binding protein: protein MIFCTGSSGLVASQFKQDCINQGLDFIGLDLHGENQSVDILDKDNVFQAIEGKLREGIKPVLFHFAAITFTGKNLSSEQESLSWRLNVQGTKNILEVGKKLDIPVVHISTDYVFAGGTKEDPYLETDAILPDDTVYSQTKAAAEEAVLEVAKNQQVVIMRIAFPYGNLIHPKMGLLRKMLSWMDKNQTVNLYADQKICPTSIDFISQTCMKISQLLETKLLSSGQILHVVGPATTPYAFGAAAAQIFEKNCNITATSIEDNGAKNLSLSSQETEKILTMTHPSHDEEILRLKSVGLTY from the coding sequence ATGATTTTTTGTACCGGATCATCAGGTTTAGTAGCTAGTCAATTTAAACAAGACTGCATAAATCAGGGCTTGGATTTTATTGGTCTTGATTTACATGGTGAGAATCAGAGCGTTGATATTTTAGATAAAGACAACGTGTTTCAGGCGATAGAAGGAAAGCTGCGTGAAGGAATAAAACCAGTCTTATTTCACTTTGCCGCTATTACCTTCACAGGTAAAAATTTGAGCTCGGAGCAAGAATCTCTTTCCTGGCGGCTTAATGTTCAGGGTACTAAAAATATTCTAGAAGTTGGTAAAAAACTGGATATTCCGGTTGTTCATATTAGTACTGATTATGTTTTTGCTGGTGGGACAAAAGAAGATCCATATCTTGAAACTGATGCAATATTGCCCGATGATACAGTTTATTCTCAAACAAAGGCAGCAGCCGAAGAAGCAGTTTTAGAAGTAGCTAAAAATCAGCAAGTAGTAATTATGCGAATCGCTTTTCCTTATGGAAATCTGATTCACCCCAAAATGGGATTACTACGCAAAATGCTTTCCTGGATGGATAAAAATCAGACAGTTAATTTGTATGCTGATCAAAAAATCTGTCCTACTTCAATAGATTTTATTAGTCAGACTTGTATGAAAATTAGCCAGCTTCTAGAAACTAAGCTGCTTTCTTCAGGGCAAATTTTACATGTGGTTGGTCCAGCTACTACTCCTTATGCATTCGGAGCAGCCGCAGCTCAAATTTTTGAAAAAAACTGTAATATTACAGCTACTAGCATAGAAGACAATGGTGCTAAAAATTTAAGCCTTAGCAGTCAAGAAACTGAAAAAATTCTGACCATGACTCACCCTAGCCATGATGAAGAAATTTTAAGACTAAAATCAGTTGGTCTTACTTATTAA
- a CDS encoding dTDP-4-dehydrorhamnose 3,5-epimerase: MQISQINQDWLKSQTFTIQKEVTIDGVYVKELNTIVDGRGSITELWSLPWTEKEPIVAPKHVYQSATDYGVVKCWHLHEKHIDQFTVTRGKLQVSLIDLREDSPTFLHANKIIISTQHPKFIKIPFGIMHGWKALTPPEVIVTNFQSEPYDPSDEYKFTWNSVLEEIWEPLNG, translated from the coding sequence ATGCAAATTTCACAAATTAACCAAGATTGGCTGAAAAGCCAAACCTTTACGATCCAAAAAGAAGTCACCATTGATGGAGTCTATGTAAAAGAGCTTAACACCATTGTAGATGGACGAGGAAGTATTACCGAGCTGTGGAGCTTACCTTGGACAGAGAAAGAACCAATTGTAGCGCCTAAACATGTCTATCAATCAGCTACTGATTATGGAGTGGTTAAATGTTGGCATTTGCATGAAAAGCATATTGATCAATTTACAGTCACTCGTGGTAAACTTCAGGTTTCTTTGATTGATCTTCGGGAAGATAGTCCGACTTTTTTGCATGCCAATAAAATTATTATTAGCACCCAACATCCTAAATTTATCAAAATTCCTTTTGGGATTATGCATGGTTGGAAAGCTCTAACGCCACCAGAAGTAATTGTGACCAATTTCCAATCAGAGCCATATGATCCCAGTGATGAATACAAATTTACTTGGAATAGTGTGCTCGAAGAAATTTGGGAACCACTCAATGGATAG
- the rfbB gene encoding dTDP-glucose 4,6-dehydratase — protein sequence MKLLVTGGAGFIGSNFIRYWLSKYPTDQIVNLDSLTYAGNLENLKIVEKNPNYQFVKGDICDSAVVKKALEGCEAIVHFAAETHVDRSISGPGAFIKTNIEGTYVLLEAARTKNIRFHHVSTDEVFGSLELGSEDKFSENTAYDPSSPYSASKAASDHLVRAYYHTYGLPVTISNCSNNFGPYQFPEKFIPLTISNIIEGKKIPVYGEGNQVRDWLYVDDHCFGIELVLKKGKIGETYCFGGMTGDISNLQVVKMILKLMEKDESLIEHVTDRPGHDVRYAIDWTKAKNELGYFPQHDFTDYLQQTIDWYQQNQEWWQRVKSGEYQEYYKKQYGEEK from the coding sequence ATGAAACTACTTGTAACTGGTGGAGCTGGTTTTATTGGCAGTAATTTTATCCGTTACTGGCTTAGCAAATATCCAACTGATCAAATTGTCAACTTAGACTCTTTAACTTATGCCGGTAATTTAGAAAACTTGAAAATAGTCGAGAAAAATCCCAATTACCAGTTTGTCAAAGGTGATATCTGTGATTCTGCTGTAGTTAAAAAAGCTCTTGAAGGTTGTGAAGCAATTGTGCACTTTGCGGCTGAAACTCATGTAGACCGGTCAATTTCCGGACCAGGAGCATTTATCAAAACCAACATTGAAGGAACATATGTGTTGCTGGAAGCAGCTCGGACCAAAAACATCCGTTTCCATCATGTTTCCACTGATGAGGTTTTTGGCAGCCTAGAACTAGGCAGTGAAGATAAGTTTAGTGAAAACACAGCTTATGATCCCAGTAGTCCTTATAGTGCCTCTAAGGCGGCTTCTGATCATCTAGTGAGAGCTTATTACCATACCTATGGCTTGCCTGTTACCATTTCCAATTGTAGTAATAATTTTGGCCCCTACCAGTTTCCGGAAAAATTTATCCCACTGACTATTAGCAATATTATTGAAGGTAAAAAAATTCCGGTCTATGGTGAAGGTAATCAAGTTCGAGATTGGCTGTATGTCGATGATCATTGCTTTGGAATTGAGCTTGTTCTTAAAAAAGGCAAAATTGGGGAAACATACTGTTTTGGTGGAATGACAGGAGACATTTCCAATTTACAAGTAGTAAAAATGATCTTAAAGCTAATGGAGAAAGATGAGTCTTTAATTGAGCATGTAACGGACCGGCCAGGTCATGATGTGCGTTATGCTATTGATTGGACTAAGGCTAAGAATGAGCTGGGCTATTTTCCACAACATGATTTTACTGATTACTTACAGCAAACAATTGACTGGTATCAGCAAAACCAAGAATGGTGGCAAAGAGTTAAATCGGGAGAGTATCAGGAGTATTATAAGAAACAGTATGGGGAAGAGAAGTAA
- a CDS encoding NUDIX hydrolase, with protein MSLDDKAVVSSKKVFDCKWLKVFKEKIRYPDGKVKDYYTLERDNDYVVILAIKDGKIILEKQWRAPLRQWIWEIPMGARNSSETPAQAAKRELQEETGYKAKQITHLGSYWLAPGYSNQLGNVFLVDDFEKEMKTQSKEEAEYELIETKLLSLATFENMIASGKIMDLSTIGAYMLYKSKIKKMSS; from the coding sequence ATGAGTTTAGATGATAAAGCTGTAGTTTCTTCAAAAAAAGTCTTTGACTGTAAGTGGTTGAAGGTTTTTAAAGAGAAAATTCGCTATCCTGATGGCAAAGTAAAAGATTACTATACACTAGAACGGGATAATGATTATGTAGTGATTTTAGCTATAAAAGATGGCAAGATTATTCTGGAAAAACAGTGGCGAGCTCCTTTGCGACAATGGATTTGGGAAATACCAATGGGAGCAAGAAATAGTAGCGAAACACCGGCACAGGCAGCCAAGCGAGAACTACAGGAGGAAACTGGCTATAAAGCTAAACAAATTACACACCTTGGATCTTACTGGCTAGCTCCTGGTTACAGTAATCAACTAGGTAATGTATTTTTGGTTGATGATTTTGAAAAAGAAATGAAAACTCAATCAAAAGAAGAAGCCGAATACGAATTAATTGAGACAAAGTTGCTTAGTTTAGCTACTTTTGAGAACATGATTGCTAGTGGAAAAATTATGGACCTTTCCACAATTGGGGCTTACATGCTATATAAAAGTAAGATTAAAAAAATGTCATCCTGA
- a CDS encoding replication-associated recombination protein A — MDFSVPLAEQLRPQNLSEFVGQEHLVGKGKPIRTMVEHGTLYSMIFWGPPGCGKTTLAKLIAKAVNAQFYYLSAVSAGKKDIQNIVKKSKKLENEQLELASEKKSENTKTVLFLDEIHRFNKAQQDYLLPYVEDGTITLIGATTENPSFEVISALLSRSRVYVLKPLTSEKIAILTKRALKTVNLSVEKKALDFLSSFANGDARIALGVVQIAKETSSQSKITLQLIKDILQKKTLLYDKHADQHYDTISAFIKSMRASDVDAALYYLARMIEAGEDPKFIARRMVVFASEDVATPTALVVANAVFRACETVGYPECQENLAAGVAYLAQAPKDRRAYDAYMAALKDVKNYGNLSIPLSIRNAPTNLMKELGYGKGYQKYTKESLLPEKLKGKKYYDK, encoded by the coding sequence ATGGATTTTTCGGTTCCTCTAGCAGAACAATTACGTCCCCAAAACTTATCAGAATTTGTTGGTCAAGAACATCTTGTGGGTAAAGGTAAACCAATCCGGACCATGGTTGAACATGGAACTTTATACTCCATGATTTTTTGGGGGCCACCGGGTTGTGGTAAAACTACCTTGGCAAAACTTATTGCCAAGGCAGTTAATGCTCAATTTTATTATCTATCAGCTGTTTCAGCTGGAAAAAAAGATATTCAAAATATTGTTAAAAAAAGTAAAAAATTAGAAAATGAACAACTTGAGTTAGCTAGTGAAAAGAAAAGTGAAAACACTAAAACAGTTTTATTTTTAGATGAAATTCACCGCTTTAATAAAGCCCAGCAAGATTATCTTTTACCATATGTTGAAGATGGAACAATTACTTTGATTGGTGCTACTACCGAAAACCCTTCTTTTGAAGTGATTAGCGCTTTACTATCACGAAGCCGGGTTTATGTACTTAAACCTTTAACAAGTGAAAAAATAGCTATTTTAACCAAGCGAGCTTTGAAAACAGTTAATCTTAGTGTTGAAAAAAAAGCCCTAGATTTCTTAAGTAGTTTTGCTAATGGCGATGCTCGGATTGCTTTAGGGGTAGTCCAGATTGCTAAAGAGACTTCAAGCCAGTCAAAAATTACACTTCAATTAATTAAAGATATCCTGCAAAAGAAAACCTTACTTTATGATAAACATGCTGACCAGCACTACGACACTATTTCGGCTTTTATTAAAAGCATGAGAGCTTCTGATGTTGATGCAGCGCTTTATTATTTGGCTCGCATGATTGAGGCTGGAGAAGACCCTAAGTTTATTGCTAGACGGATGGTGGTTTTTGCTTCAGAAGATGTAGCTACACCAACAGCTTTGGTGGTTGCCAATGCTGTGTTTCGGGCTTGTGAAACAGTGGGCTATCCAGAATGTCAAGAAAATCTAGCAGCTGGAGTAGCCTATCTGGCTCAAGCACCTAAAGATCGCCGAGCCTATGATGCTTATATGGCAGCTTTAAAAGATGTTAAAAACTATGGTAATTTATCCATTCCTTTATCAATTCGTAATGCTCCCACTAATCTTATGAAAGAACTAGGTTATGGCAAAGGCTATCAAAAATATACTAAAGAGAGTCTTTTACCAGAAAAATTAAAAGGGAAAAAATATTATGATAAATAA